Genomic segment of Arachis hypogaea cultivar Tifrunner chromosome 11, arahy.Tifrunner.gnm2.J5K5, whole genome shotgun sequence:
GTCAAATTAGGAAATGAGCTCAGAACTATTTAACTACatatattattcttaaaatattgagGATTCGAACAACTTTGGATAATGCTCACATtgcataaaatcttttaaaattaaaatgctttgtaattttttttaatcatcatTTGAAATCGACAATAATCACTTCAACAATACAAAATATATCTTAGTCATTTAtaaattccaataatatatatgtaaagaaTAGAACACCTGTTGAGCAAAGGTCGCAGCCTCAATAGCAGCTGCTGCAAGGCTGCTTGATTGGGAAGTTCCTGGTGCTCCTGATCCAGGGCCCAAGATACTTTTAGCATATGCCACTCTTAGAATTTGTCCATTCTTCTCAAGAGTAGTCCCATTTGTTGCCTCAAGAGCTTTGGTAGCATCCTCCACCTAAAAGTAAGTATCTTGTCAGATTATTAACCTTTTTCAGTTTTCACCaccatagaaaaaagaaaaaactctaCTATTACCCTAAACTGTAACAGTGACATGACAATTAATAGGGATGTTAAATGAGTTAACCTAACAAGTTTAAGCAATGGATCCTCTCATGTAACCATTTAATAAGCAAAATGAGTCAATTCAATAGGTTTGGACTTGTTCTAATGGCACTAGGTTGCGCTATTGCAAATAGGAAATCAAATGCAtacaatttattaaaattaagttCTTACTGACCAATTCACGGCAAAGATATTACTTTTTAACGGAGAAAAAAGAAGGAATAGATGAGGTCATGAGGAGAGCATGCAAAAATAATTCTCAAGCATTTATCATAACTTGTACCCACCGAATAAAAGTGTACAAATGCAAATCCCCTTGAGACATGTGTAAACTTGTCTCTCACAAGACGCAGATCCTGTAATTGATGATAAAATTACTCTTAGCACATAGATGATAAAAGCAGATGCAAAACAAGACTCGTAGCATCCCAATCTAGAAGAAGGATGaatcattttaataaaattatttatcaatagAACCTTAATTGGAGCATGTTTAGAAAACTCATAGCGGAGCATTTCCTCATCAGCATTTTCATCCAATCCGCGAACAACCAAAACATGAGTTGGACCTGATTACATAGAAACTTCATTAATAACAGATAAATTTAGGGCGCATTTATTTCTAGTTCTGAAACAAGTGATTCCACAACTTAAATTTTCTATTTAACGGAAAATGTTGAacattgatttttaaaaaaaaaagtgaaaaaggtgAATTTTGTTTGTCCAAAAAATGCATCCACACACACACAATTTATATTAATCTCAAATAAGAGTGCTATACTAACCTGCCTCCAGACCCTTCTTCCCTATGGCTGATGAATTTGTTAATGAAATATCTGCTGCAGGAGCATCCTCAGTTCGTGGCTCATTACACTGCAATTATGATAGTGaaaaaattacttaataataGAAGCCCATTTTCATGCTGCTATTGATCTAGTATGGTCCAGTGTGTactactttttacaatcaatggAAGTACCTTATCTGGGGGTGGTTAGCATATAAATCAGGGAGAATATGGCTTATTATTAGCACCAAAAACTAATTTAGTCATTGCCAAAGTTCAAAGCAATATCCAAGAATGAATACTAAGCTTCAAGATAGCAAAACCAATTACTGAACCAATGCAAGGGAAAGTATGAACCTGATAACAAGAGGTACGACGTGCAAAATTGATGTAGCCACATATAGTGCACATCCAATCAGATGGTATTGTAATGCTCTTATGATTATGGCCTGATTTCATAGCTCCATCAGGACCTGGACCACCAGTAGGTTTACTACTGCAACAAAGTACGGCTGTCATATTACAGATGCTCATAAAAAGGCAATTTTACAGAATTtgagaatgaaataaaaaatacctatATTCGAAGAAAAGCTTTCTGCCATCCACAACAAGACCATCATCTCCTAGCTTGTCCATCATTGCTTGTGCGGCTCCCTAATCATAATATTATTCTCATTTCAACATTCTAGAAACTGCCATAAAAATGACATTGGAAACCAGACATGATTATTACCACAGAAGGAAAATCGATAAACGCAAATCCCCGAGAAATGCCAGAATTTCTTTCCTTTATAACACGAACATGACGAAGGGGTCCCCACTCCGCCTAAAGAGATCCATGATAATGTCAGTAAAATAAGACCACAAAAGCCACATAAGTACATAATAATGCTGAAGCAAATTCAGGGGCACATACAAGTATTTGGTACAGATCCTCCTCAGTAGTTTTCTGTGAGAGACCTTTCACAACAATAGTTGCAGATGGGGCCTGGTAGAATAGCTTTTTACATCAGATCGTCCAGAATTTGTAAGATACTCAATTAAAACATATAAGTTACATTGGGCGCATACCACTGAATAATGTTCACGCTGACGTTTATCCTCACGATCCCTGCGTCTTTCACTTCTATCGTATCGACTGTCACTATAGCTATCTTCTCTATAACTCCGACTATGGCTTCGACCTCGAGGGGACCTTGATCTTGGATGATCGTCGTATCCACGAGACTGGGAGCGGGATCGGGAATGGGACTGAGATTTGGACCGGGACCGGGAACGGGACCGGGACCTAGAATGAGAATGCTCACGCCTCTTACGCGGGCTTACATCTCTTTCCCGACTAAGACCTCTTCTATCATGTTCTCGATCACGTGATCCACGTCGCCTCCAGTTACTATCTCTTCTACTGCCTCTTTCATAATCAGAATCATAACTATGGCGGCCATGATCATAATCCCTCTCATGGCTATCCTCCCTACGATGATGAGAAGCACGGGACTTGTAGCCATAGTCATCATATGCATAATCATCACGGTCATGTCCTCCAAACCTGGCAGGTTTATCATATCCTCGATCACCATAGTTTTCAATGCTGCCATAACCATCTCGAAACTTATCATATTCTGGGAACGTGTCAATATCGGCTTCCCTGTAGGCATCAATCTGATTATATGGCTCATGATAAGGCCTCTGAAAACGTCTAGATTCTCTGTCAATTGGATAATCTTCCTCATAACCTCTCCTTTTGGATTGATTCCAGTGGCCAACAGGAGGTCCTGGTGGCATATAGCCCTCCCTATCCAAAATGTCACGATGGAAAGCATTTCTCTGGTATATGGCATCCCTTGGATATCTTTCATCTACAAAGCGTCTATCCTCATAAGCACCCCCAACCCTGCCAAACAAATGGATAAAATgggaggaaggaaaagataaaACTCGATAATATGCATCCAAACAAATACATTATGCAGCACAAAGATCAATAGAAGATCTTGAGACAATCATGTACCATATTATACCATAATGAAGCATTTCTATCTATaaag
This window contains:
- the LOC112719676 gene encoding SUPPRESSOR OF ABI3-5 isoform X8, with amino-acid sequence MPPGPPVGHWNQSKRRGYEEDYPIDRESRRFQRPYHEPYNQIDAYREADIDTFPEYDKFRDGYGSIENYGDRGYDKPARFGGHDRDDYAYDDYGYKSRASHHRREDSHERDYDHGRHSYDSDYERGSRRDSNWRRRGSRDREHDRRGLSRERDVSPRKRREHSHSRSRSRSRSRSKSQSHSRSRSQSRGYDDHPRSRSPRGRSHSRSYREDSYSDSRYDRSERRRDREDKRQREHYSVAPSATIVVKGLSQKTTEEDLYQILAEWGPLRHVRVIKERNSGISRGFAFIDFPSVGAAQAMMDKLGDDGLVVDGRKLFFEYSKPTGGPGPDGAMKSGHNHKSITIPSDWMCTICGYINFARRTSCYQCNEPRTEDAPAADISLTNSSAIGKKGLEAGPTHVLVVRGLDENADEEMLRYEFSKHAPIKDLRLVRDKFTHVSRGFAFVHFYSVEDATKALEATNGTTLEKNGQILRVAYAKSILGPGSGAPGTSQSSSLAAAAIEAATFAQQYDSVGWAPKEYNPDDKQATAPEQSTAGGAPQSGFVWDEASGYYYDAASGFYYDGNTGLYYDGNNGIWYTYDHQTQQYIPCTEQNQNNTANQQSEPSKASDGASSKKVVISAPASTVASVEKPASLADAVQAAATAALAAEKKEKEKAKEIKLASKSSILANKKKMNNVLSMWKQRSHEGQATRVALEDNQLSVSTDDRSYPTKNRLKGESMPRETNVSSLGTHTTVIQAAGLDSQAQARPVSNSLGGTIMGVIRGSGRGVVKSDTYPGSTASPSSFSSSSAASVDAQISSTPFRTDVSALGSYTPSVAAGSGRRRFSEAPSSASIHKEQPQTTYRDRAAERRSLYGSSSSGGNDLADYEIGDSNRDFVSRKGDPMPFPPGVGGGRAVGEVNLDTFEVITAEKALDENNVGNRMLRNMGWQEGLGLGKDGSGMVEPVQAQAMENRAGLGSQQKKLDPSLEVQAGDSYKMLIHKKALARFREMNDS
- the LOC112719676 gene encoding SUPPRESSOR OF ABI3-5 isoform X5: MHITGERGFETQFCILEFEIHLERVSRLGGLLARQEMDPGRYGLHQGWDNNSALEGYGAVHEPNYRVGGAYEDRRFVDERYPRDAIYQRNAFHRDILDREGYMPPGPPVGHWNQSKRRGYEEDYPIDRESRRFQRPYHEPYNQIDAYREADIDTFPEYDKFRDGYGSIENYGDRGYDKPARFGGHDRDDYAYDDYGYKSRASHHRREDSHERDYDHGRHSYDSDYERGSRRDSNWRRRGSRDREHDRRGLSRERDVSPRKRREHSHSRSRSRSRSRSKSQSHSRSRSQSRGYDDHPRSRSPRGRSHSRSYREDSYSDSRYDRSERRRDREDKRQREHYSVAPSATIVVKGLSQKTTEEDLYQILAEWGPLRHVRVIKERNSGISRGFAFIDFPSVGAAQAMMDKLGDDGLVVDGRKLFFEYSSKPTGGPGPDGAMKSGHNHKSITIPSDWMCTICGYINFARRTSCYQCNEPRTEDAPAADISLTNSSAIGKKGLEAGPTHVLVVRGLDENADEEMLRYEFSKHAPIKDLRLVRDKFTHVSRGFAFVHFYSVEDATKALEATNGTTLEKNGQILRVAYAKSILGPGSGAPGTSQSSSLAAAAIEAATFAQQYDSVGWAPKEYNPDDKQATAPEQSTAGGAPQSGFVWDEASGYYYDAASGFYYDGNTGLYYDGNNGIWYTYDHQTQQYIPCTEQNQNNTANQQSEPSKASDGASSKKVVISAPASTVASVEKPASLADAVQAAATAALAAEKKEKEKAKEIKLASKSSILANKKKMNNVLSMWKQRSHEGQATRVALEDNQLSVSTDDRSYPTKNRLKGESMPRETNVSSLGTHTTVIQAAGLDSQAQARPVSNSLGGTIMGVIRGSGRGVVKSDTYPGSTASPSSFSSSSAASVDAQISSTPFRTDVSALGSYTPSVAAGSGRRRFSEAPSSASIHKEQPQTTYRDRAAERRSLYGSSSSGGNDLADYEIGDSRTWKGWEWNGRASAGTSHGE
- the LOC112719676 gene encoding SUPPRESSOR OF ABI3-5 isoform X3; translation: MDPGRYGLHQGWDNNSALEGYGAVHEPNYRVGGAYEDRRFVDERYPRDAIYQRNAFHRDILDREGYMPPGPPVGHWNQSKRRGYEEDYPIDRESRRFQRPYHEPYNQIDAYREADIDTFPEYDKFRDGYGSIENYGDRGYDKPARFGGHDRDDYAYDDYGYKSRASHHRREDSHERDYDHGRHSYDSDYERGSRRDSNWRRRGSRDREHDRRGLSRERDVSPRKRREHSHSRSRSRSRSRSKSQSHSRSRSQSRGYDDHPRSRSPRGRSHSRSYREDSYSDSRYDRSERRRDREDKRQREHYSVAPSATIVVKGLSQKTTEEDLYQILAEWGPLRHVRVIKERNSGISRGFAFIDFPSVGAAQAMMDKLGDDGLVVDGRKLFFEYSSKPTGGPGPDGAMKSGHNHKSITIPSDWMCTICGYINFARRTSCYQCNEPRTEDAPAADISLTNSSAIGKKGLEAGPTHVLVVRGLDENADEEMLRYEFSKHAPIKDLRLVRDKFTHVSRGFAFVHFYSVEDATKALEATNGTTLEKNGQILRVAYAKSILGPGSGAPGTSQSSSLAAAAIEAATFAQQYDSVGWAPKEYNPDDKQATAPEQSTAGGAPQSGFVWDEASGYYYDAASGFYYDGNTGLYYDGNNGIWYTYDHQTQQYIPCTEQNQNNTANQQSEPSKASDGASSKKVVISAPASTVASVEKPASLADAVQAAATAALAAEKKEKEKAKEIKLASKSSILANKKKMNNVLSMWKQRSHEGQATRVALEDNQLSVSTDDRSYPTKNRLKGESMPRETNVSSLGTHTTVIQAAGLDSQAQARPVSNSLGGTIMGVIRGSGRGVVKSDTYPGSTASPSSFSSSSAASVDAQISSTPFRTDVSALGSYTPSVAAGSGRRRFSEAPSSASIHKEQPQTTYRDRAAERRSLYGSSSSGGNDLADYEIGDSNRDFVSRKGDPMPFPPGVGGGRAVGEVNLDTFEVITAEKALDENNVGNRMLRNMGWQEGLGLGKDGSGMVEPVQAQAMENRAGLGSQQKKLDPSLEVQAGDSYKMLIHKKALARFREMNDS
- the LOC112719676 gene encoding SUPPRESSOR OF ABI3-5 isoform X9; the encoded protein is MDPGRYGLHQGWDNNSALEGYGAVHEPNYRVGGAYEDRRFVDERYPRDAIYQRNAFHRDILDREGYMPPGPPVGHWNQSKRRGYEEDYPIDRESRRFQRPYHEPYNQIDAYREADIDTFPEYDKFRDGYGSIENYGDRGYDKPARFGGHDRDDYAYDDYGYKSRASHHRREDSHERDYDHGRHSYDSDYERGSRRDSNWRRRGSRDREHDRRGLSRERDVSPRKRREHSHSRSRSRSRSRSKSQSHSRSRSQSRGYDDHPRSRSPRGRSHSRSYREDSYSDSRYDRSERRRDREDKRQREHYSVAPSATIVVKGLSQKTTEEDLYQILAEWGPLRHVRVIKERNSGISRGFAFIDFPSVGAAQAMMDKLGDDGLVVDGRKLFFEYSSKPTGGPGPDGAMKSGHNHKSITIPSDWMCTICGYINFARRTSCYQCNEPRTEDAPAADISLTNSSAIGKKGLEAGPTHVLVVRGLDENADEEMLRYEFSKHAPIKDLRLVRDKFTHVSRGFAFVHFYSVEDATKALEATNGTTLEKNGQILRVAYAKSILGPGSGAPGTSQSSSLAAAAIEAATFAQQYDSVGWAPKEYNPDDKQATAPEQSTAGGAPQSGFVWDEASGYYYDAASGFYYDGNTGLYYDGNNGIWYTYDHQTQQYIPCTEQNQNNTANQQSEPSKASDGASSKKVVISAPASTVASVEKPASLADAVQAAATAALAAEKKEKEKAKEIKLASKSSILANKKKMNNVLSMWKQRSHEGQATRVALEDNQLSVSTDDRSYPTKNRLKGESMPRETNVSSLGTHTTVIQAAGLDSQAQARPVSNSLGGTIMGVIRGSGRGVVKSDTYPGSTASPSSFSSSSAASVDAQISSTPFRTDVSALGSYTPSVAAGSGRRRFSEAPSSASIHKEQPQTTYRDRAAERRSLYGSSSSGGNDLADYEIGDSRTWKGWEWNGRASAGTSHGE
- the LOC112719676 gene encoding SUPPRESSOR OF ABI3-5 isoform X4 — encoded protein: MDPGRYGLHQGWDNNSALEGYGAVHEPNYRVGGAYEDRRFVDERYPRDAIYQRNAFHRDILDREGYMPPGPPVGHWNQSKRRGYEEDYPIDRESRRFQRPYHEPYNQIDAYREADIDTFPEYDKFRDGYGSIENYGDRGYDKPARFGGHDRDDYAYDDYGYKSRASHHRREDSHERDYDHGRHSYDSDYERGSRRDSNWRRRGSRDREHDRRGLSRERDVSPRKRREHSHSRSRSRSRSRSKSQSHSRSRSQSRGYDDHPRSRSPRGRSHSRSYREDSYSDSRYDRSERRRDREDKRQREHYSVAPSATIVVKGLSQKTTEEDLYQILAEWGPLRHVRVIKERNSGISRGFAFIDFPSVGAAQAMMDKLGDDGLVVDGRKLFFEYSKPTGGPGPDGAMKSGHNHKSITIPSDWMCTICGYINFARRTSCYQCNEPRTEDAPAADISLTNSSAIGKKGLEAGPTHVLVVRGLDENADEEMLRYEFSKHAPIKDLRLVRDKFTHVSRGFAFVHFYSVEDATKALEATNGTTLEKNGQILRVAYAKSILGPGSGAPGTSQSSSLAAAAIEAATFAQQYDSVGWAPKEYNPDDKQATAPEQSTAGGAPQSGFVWDEASGYYYDAASGFYYDGNTGLYYDGNNGIWYTYDHQTQQYIPCTEQNQNNTANQQSEPSKASDGASSKKVVISAPASTVASVEKPASLADAVQAAATAALAAEKKEKEKAKEIKLASKSSILANKKKMNNVLSMWKQRSHEGQATRVALEDNQLSVSTDDRSYPTKNRLKGESMPRETNVSSLGTHTTVIQAAGLDSQAQARPVSNSLGGTIMGVIRGSGRGVVKSDTYPGSTASPSSFSSSSAASVDAQISSTPFRTDVSALGSYTPSVAAGSGRRRFSEAPSSASIHKEQPQTTYRDRAAERRSLYGSSSSGGNDLADYEIGDSNRDFVSRKGDPMPFPPGVGGGRAVGEVNLDTFEVITAEKALDENNVGNRMLRNMGWQEGLGLGKDGSGMVEPVQAQAMENRAGLGSQQKKLDPSLEVQAGDSYKMLIHKKALARFREMNDS
- the LOC112719676 gene encoding SUPPRESSOR OF ABI3-5 isoform X11 → MPPGPPVGHWNQSKRRGYEEDYPIDRESRRFQRPYHEPYNQIDAYREADIDTFPEYDKFRDGYGSIENYGDRGYDKPARFGGHDRDDYAYDDYGYKSRASHHRREDSHERDYDHGRHSYDSDYERGSRRDSNWRRRGSRDREHDRRGLSRERDVSPRKRREHSHSRSRSRSRSRSKSQSHSRSRSQSRGYDDHPRSRSPRGRSHSRSYREDSYSDSRYDRSERRRDREDKRQREHYSVAPSATIVVKGLSQKTTEEDLYQILAEWGPLRHVRVIKERNSGISRGFAFIDFPSVGAAQAMMDKLGDDGLVVDGRKLFFEYSKPTGGPGPDGAMKSGHNHKSITIPSDWMCTICGYINFARRTSCYQCNEPRTEDAPAADISLTNSSAIGKKGLEAGPTHVLVVRGLDENADEEMLRYEFSKHAPIKDLRLVRDKFTHVSRGFAFVHFYSVEDATKALEATNGTTLEKNGQILRVAYAKSILGPGSGAPGTSQSSSLAAAAIEAATFAQQYDSVGWAPKEYNPDDKQATAPEQSTAGGAPQSGFVWDEASGYYYDAASGFYYDGNTGLYYDGNNGIWYTYDHQTQQYIPCTEQNQNNTANQQSEPSKASDGASSKKVVISAPASTVASVEKPASLADAVQAAATAALAAEKKEKEKAKEIKLASKSSILANKKKMNNVLSMWKQRSHEGQATRVALEDNQLSVSTDDRSYPTKNRLKGESMPRETNVSSLGTHTTVIQAAGLDSQAQARPVSNSLGGTIMGVIRGSGRGVVKSDTYPGSTASPSSFSSSSAASVDAQISSTPFRTDVSALGSYTPSVAAGSGRRRFSEAPSSASIHKEQPQTTYRDRAAERRSLYGSSSSGGNDLADYEIGDSRTWKGWEWNGRASAGTSHGE
- the LOC112719676 gene encoding SUPPRESSOR OF ABI3-5 isoform X7, whose product is MHITGERGFETQFCILEFEIHLERVSRLGGLLARQEMDPGRYGLHQGWDNNSALEGYGAVHEPNYRVGGAYEDRRFVDERYPRDAIYQRNAFHRDILDREGYMPPGPPVGHWNQSKRRGYEEDYPIDRESRRFQRPYHEPYNQIDAYREADIDTFPEYDKFRDGYGSIENYGDRGYDKPARFGGHDRDDYAYDDYGYKSRASHHRREDSHERDYDHGRHSYDSDYERGSRRDSNWRRRGSRDREHDRRGLSRERDVSPRKRREHSHSRSRSRSRSRSKSQSHSRSRSQSRGYDDHPRSRSPRGRSHSRSYREDSYSDSRYDRSERRRDREDKRQREHYSVAPSATIVVKGLSQKTTEEDLYQILAEWGPLRHVRVIKERNSGISRGFAFIDFPSVGAAQAMMDKLGDDGLVVDGRKLFFEYSKPTGGPGPDGAMKSGHNHKSITIPSDWMCTICGYINFARRTSCYQCNEPRTEDAPAADISLTNSSAIGKKGLEAGPTHVLVVRGLDENADEEMLRYEFSKHAPIKDLRLVRDKFTHVSRGFAFVHFYSVEDATKALEATNGTTLEKNGQILRVAYAKSILGPGSGAPGTSQSSSLAAAAIEAATFAQQYDSVGWAPKEYNPDDKQATAPEQSTAGGAPQSGFVWDEASGYYYDAASGFYYDGNTGLYYDGNNGIWYTYDHQTQQYIPCTEQNQNNTANQQSEPSKASDGASSKKVVISAPASTVASVEKPASLADAVQAAATAALAAEKKEKEKAKEIKLASKSSILANKKKMNNVLSMWKQRSHEGQATRVALEDNQLSVSTDDRSYPTKNRLKGESMPRETNVSSLGTHTTVIQAAGLDSQAQARPVSNSLGGTIMGVIRGSGRGVVKSDTYPGSTASPSSFSSSSAASVDAQISSTPFRTDVSALGSYTPSVAAGSGRRRFSEAPSSASIHKEQPQTTYRDRAAERRSLYGSSSSGGNDLADYEIGDSRTWKGWEWNGRASAGTSHGE
- the LOC112719676 gene encoding SUPPRESSOR OF ABI3-5 isoform X10; this translates as MPPGPPVGHWNQSKRRGYEEDYPIDRESRRFQRPYHEPYNQIDAYREADIDTFPEYDKFRDGYGSIENYGDRGYDKPARFGGHDRDDYAYDDYGYKSRASHHRREDSHERDYDHGRHSYDSDYERGSRRDSNWRRRGSRDREHDRRGLSRERDVSPRKRREHSHSRSRSRSRSRSKSQSHSRSRSQSRGYDDHPRSRSPRGRSHSRSYREDSYSDSRYDRSERRRDREDKRQREHYSVAPSATIVVKGLSQKTTEEDLYQILAEWGPLRHVRVIKERNSGISRGFAFIDFPSVGAAQAMMDKLGDDGLVVDGRKLFFEYSSKPTGGPGPDGAMKSGHNHKSITIPSDWMCTICGYINFARRTSCYQCNEPRTEDAPAADISLTNSSAIGKKGLEAGPTHVLVVRGLDENADEEMLRYEFSKHAPIKDLRLVRDKFTHVSRGFAFVHFYSVEDATKALEATNGTTLEKNGQILRVAYAKSILGPGSGAPGTSQSSSLAAAAIEAATFAQQYDSVGWAPKEYNPDDKQATAPEQSTAGGAPQSGFVWDEASGYYYDAASGFYYDGNTGLYYDGNNGIWYTYDHQTQQYIPCTEQNQNNTANQQSEPSKASDGASSKKVVISAPASTVASVEKPASLADAVQAAATAALAAEKKEKEKAKEIKLASKSSILANKKKMNNVLSMWKQRSHEGQATRVALEDNQLSVSTDDRSYPTKNRLKGESMPRETNVSSLGTHTTVIQAAGLDSQAQARPVSNSLGGTIMGVIRGSGRGVVKSDTYPGSTASPSSFSSSSAASVDAQISSTPFRTDVSALGSYTPSVAAGSGRRRFSEAPSSASIHKEQPQTTYRDRAAERRSLYGSSSSGGNDLADYEIGDSRTWKGWEWNGRASAGTSHGE
- the LOC112719676 gene encoding SUPPRESSOR OF ABI3-5 isoform X6; translated protein: MPPGPPVGHWNQSKRRGYEEDYPIDRESRRFQRPYHEPYNQIDAYREADIDTFPEYDKFRDGYGSIENYGDRGYDKPARFGGHDRDDYAYDDYGYKSRASHHRREDSHERDYDHGRHSYDSDYERGSRRDSNWRRRGSRDREHDRRGLSRERDVSPRKRREHSHSRSRSRSRSRSKSQSHSRSRSQSRGYDDHPRSRSPRGRSHSRSYREDSYSDSRYDRSERRRDREDKRQREHYSVAPSATIVVKGLSQKTTEEDLYQILAEWGPLRHVRVIKERNSGISRGFAFIDFPSVGAAQAMMDKLGDDGLVVDGRKLFFEYSSKPTGGPGPDGAMKSGHNHKSITIPSDWMCTICGYINFARRTSCYQCNEPRTEDAPAADISLTNSSAIGKKGLEAGPTHVLVVRGLDENADEEMLRYEFSKHAPIKDLRLVRDKFTHVSRGFAFVHFYSVEDATKALEATNGTTLEKNGQILRVAYAKSILGPGSGAPGTSQSSSLAAAAIEAATFAQQYDSVGWAPKEYNPDDKQATAPEQSTAGGAPQSGFVWDEASGYYYDAASGFYYDGNTGLYYDGNNGIWYTYDHQTQQYIPCTEQNQNNTANQQSEPSKASDGASSKKVVISAPASTVASVEKPASLADAVQAAATAALAAEKKEKEKAKEIKLASKSSILANKKKMNNVLSMWKQRSHEGQATRVALEDNQLSVSTDDRSYPTKNRLKGESMPRETNVSSLGTHTTVIQAAGLDSQAQARPVSNSLGGTIMGVIRGSGRGVVKSDTYPGSTASPSSFSSSSAASVDAQISSTPFRTDVSALGSYTPSVAAGSGRRRFSEAPSSASIHKEQPQTTYRDRAAERRSLYGSSSSGGNDLADYEIGDSNRDFVSRKGDPMPFPPGVGGGRAVGEVNLDTFEVITAEKALDENNVGNRMLRNMGWQEGLGLGKDGSGMVEPVQAQAMENRAGLGSQQKKLDPSLEVQAGDSYKMLIHKKALARFREMNDS